One region of Daphnia pulicaria isolate SC F1-1A chromosome 7, SC_F0-13Bv2, whole genome shotgun sequence genomic DNA includes:
- the LOC124348742 gene encoding uncharacterized protein LOC124348742, whose amino-acid sequence MAERGSRTELQYRQSNDLDHVPSEDWIIQLENVTAIWYGRIDEYIRTVNRPPSAVPSNPSVRSRQSIRSNTTWLDPNHPGAFQQRENENPFDDRASASISEIHDLPSDIEYEDDLRQRLDDERLAREDLERRLQQLQTDMAAKEKVGPENEDNAATAALTEELQNLRLQMNQWKQIQDAEMANRIKLEKSLRGDIEKQKRELEEKKLARQTEKYRYEREKESDWDKFRSAVDERFAQHNEATSTNKAAHNTESHGQHQGARPKKPPASAGNRGSGPPPYTEDDVSIYAESVQSSHQDKDSDGNNWSFNLNGKEDRQPTGIHGSAHSVFRLPKMDLKPFDGDPKNWQDFIAIFRDLVHNNSSLTTTQKMAILKRCLTSEIRDGLGDSLSSPALYQEALQELESTYGHPQIVSRTYIQSLIQLQRVSANDYKALLKFSQAVNGAVASLRSGGYQHELKSSGLLDIIVTKLPSEVQSRWGRQIVKNNPVSQTLQDFATWFSKFVKGEMMAKHSQISLTPITPAKPKSGSKPGRQPDNKSGFSPTINAVTHPATSGGSSSSKSKTVQQAEAPPKKLICLLCKGDHRLGQCKTFVEMSLEERIKIIKENGCCLRCLSKGHMSKDCTSRKKCIINNCGQPHHSLLHDAPRLAPTEPKSILKPEKTVTLPLNVATVSVDDDESCTVMQIVPVTLEADGKTLETFGFLDPGSQTTLILDRASEQLDLDGDEEMIKLGTFHGDDPTIKMKKVKFNIQPRDGSRSFPVKKAFSVPKLNINAQQIEWPVTKREWGYLQDVDLQYIDTNNVTILIGRDVMRVHDVLEHRSPPDGTEAPDGILTHFGWSIAGPVPESLLKRQTYRPMSVMHISRQQSDESLNEAVQRFWRTESYGVGLSSHQNLPPDDQKALRILQDTIRYTGERYEVGLMLKNPELNLPNNAEVAFRHFASLERRFKKDPAFAKSYAAVVNEYIAAGHAKLVVPNSPFTRGHVWYLPHHGVTAASKPGKVRVVFNPSARFRGTSLNEELYKGPDLLTSLIGVLLRFRLHPCAISGDIQKMYHQVQVPEHQQSLLRFIWREPGSTEDPQTFQMTVHVFGAVSSPTSCIYALRRTAEDFGPQYPGAAEKVLKNIYVDNYLDSANTEAEAIAQRQEVTDLLKHGGFNMVQWMSSSRPVLASVNQADRARALDITTDPLPVERTLGILWDCQDDAFTFNSNTRLDVKTKRQVLQEIASIFDPLGFLVPIVMVAKILMQDIWRSGVEWDDQLPQALLDVWKRWVADLPAISTLKIPRCFRRSTLPSEYQLHVFTDASELGFAACVFLRASYSESHVGLTLIMAKSRVAPLRQLSIPRLELQGAVLGAQLCATVIKDLGPVASAVYYWCDSQTVLQWIHSKTCKYHAFVAHRVTDILDKSEAT is encoded by the coding sequence ATGGCAGAACGCGGTAGCAGAACCGAATTACAGTACCGCCAGTCGAACGACCTAGATCATGTACCATCCGAGGACTGGATCATCCAGCTAGAAAACGTCACCGCAATCTGGTATGGACGTATCGACGAATACATCCGCACGGTCAATCGACCCCCTTCAGCCGTGCCCAGCAATCCATCCGTCCGAAGCAGGCAAAGCATCCGGAGCAATACGACGTGGCTCGACCCAAACCATCCTGGAGCTTTTCAGCaacgagaaaatgaaaatcccTTCGACGACCGAGCCTCAGCTTCAATCAGCGAAATACACGATTTGCCGTCGGACATTGAATACGAAGATGATTTAAGACAGCGGCTGGATGACGAAAGATTGGCGAGAGAAGATTTAGAAAGAAGATTGCAACAGCTACAGACAGATATGGcagcgaaagaaaaagtcggTCCTGAAAACGAAGACAATGCCGCCACCGCAGCATTGACAGAAGAATTACAAAACCTCCGGCTACAGATGAATCAATGGAAGCAGATCCAGGATGCAGAAATGGCAAACCGCATCAAGCTGGAAAAGTCCTTACGGGGCGacatcgaaaaacaaaaaagagaattggaagaaaaaaaactcgccCGTCAGACTGAAAAGTATCGGTACgaacgggaaaaagaaagcgACTGGGACAAATTTAGGTCCGCCGTCGACGAGCGTTTTGCGCAACATAATGAGGCGACATCCACCAACAAAGCAGCGCACAACACGGAATCACATGGACAGCACCAAGGAGCAAGACCCAAGAAACCACCAGCCTCCGCGGGCAACCGAGGTTCCGGTCCGCCACCTTACACGGAAGATGACGTTTCAATCTACGCGGAATCAGTACAGTCGTCTCATCAAGACAAAGATAGCGATGGAAATAATTGGTCGTTCAATCTGAATGGCAAAGAAGATCGACAACCAACAGGAATTCATGGCTCGGCGCATTCCGTCTTTCGTCTCCCAAAGATGGACCTCAAGCCGTTTGACGGCGATCCGAAGAATTGGCAAGACTTTATCGCCATTTTTCGTGATTTGGTTCACAATAATTCCAGTCTGACAACGACTCAAAAAATGGCCATTCTCAAGCGCTGTCTGACCAGCGAAATACGCGACGGACTTGGTGATTCACTGAGCAGTCCGGCTTTGTACCAAGAGGCATTACAAGAGCTGGAATCAACATACGGACATCCCCAGATCGTGTCGAGGACGTACATTCAGTCCCTAATTCAGCTCCAGCGAGTAAGCGCGAATGATTACAAGGCGTTATTGAAATTTTCGCAAGCTGTAAACGGGGCAGTAGCCTCGCTGAGAAGCGGCGGCTACCAACACGAATTAAAATCATCCGGCCTTTTGGACATCATCGTAACCAAGCTCCCTTCCGAGGTACAAAGCAGGTGGGGGAGACAAATCGTGAAGAATAACCCTGTCAGTCAAACACTCCAAGACTTTGCTACCTGGTTCAGCAAGTTCGTCAAAGGCGAAATGATGGCAAAGCACAGTCAGATTTCTCTGACACCAATCACGCCAGCAAAACCGAAAAGCGGATCAAAACCGGGCCGGCAGCCCGACAACAAATCCGGTTTTTCACCGACTATAAACGCAGTCACGCATCCAGCGACCTCCGGCGGATCATCATCGTCAAAATCGAAGACGGTGCAGCAAGCGGAGGCGCCTCCAAAGAAGCTTATTTGCCTCCTATGCAAAGGCGACCACCGCCTGGGACAGTGCAAGACTTTCGTAGAAATGTCGCtcgaagaaagaataaaaatcatCAAAGAAAATGGATGCTGTCTCCGATGCTTAAGCAAAGGACACATGAGCAAGGACTGCACAAGCCGGAAGAAATGCATCATCAACAATTGCGGTCAACCGCATCACTCATTGTTACACGACGCTCCGCGCTTGGCCCCAACCGAACCAAAATCAATCCTAAAACCAGAGAAGACAGTCACGCTACCCTTAAATGTAGCGACAGTctccgtcgacgacgacgaatcaTGCACGGTAATGCAAATAGTACCGGTCACCCTCGAAGCGGACGGAAAAACATTAGAAACGTTTGGATTCCTCGATCCGGGAAGCCAAACGACTTTGATTTTAGATCGCGCTTCAGAACAGCTCGACCTCGACGGCGATGAAGAAATGATAAAGCTAGGAACGTTTCATGGAGACGACCCGACcatcaaaatgaagaaagttaAGTTCAACATCCAACCAAGAGACGGAAGCCGATCGTTTCCTGTAAAAAAGGCGTTTTCTGTTCCCAAGCTTAACATCAACGCCCAGCAGATTGAATGGCCAGTCACAAAGCGTGAATGGGGCTATCTTCAAGACGTGGACCTGCAGTATATCGACACCAACAACGTGACCATCCTAATAGGCAGAGACGTTATGCGCGTCCATGATGTACTGGAGCATCGCAGTCCACCCGACGGAACCGAAGCGCCAGACGGAATCTTAACTCATTTTGGATGGAGCATCGCAGGTCCCGTTCCAGAGTCACTTCTGAAGCGACAAACTTATCGGCCCATGTCAGTTATGCACATTTCACGTCAACAATCCGACGAGTCCTTAAATGAAGCTGTCCAGCGGTTCTGGAGAACGGAATCGTACGGCGTCGGACTTTCTTCTCATCAAAACCTACCACCCGATGATCAAAAAGCGCTTCGCATCCTCCAAGATACCATCCGGTACACTGGCGAGCGCTACGAAGTCGGATTAATGTTAAAGAATCCGGAATTAAATCTTCCGAACAACGCCGAAGTCGCCTTCCGTCATTTCGCGTCATTGGAGCGCCGCTTTAAAAAGGATCCGGCGTTTGCTAAGAGTTATGCGGCCGTCGTCAACGAGTACATCGCGGCCGGCCATGCAAAATTAGTCGTCCCCAACTCTCCTTTCACTCGCGGACATGTATGGTATCTGCCGCACCATGGAGTCACAGCGGCAAGCAAGCCCGGAAAAGTTCGGGTAGTTTTCAATCCGTCGGCGCGCTTCCGCGGCACATCATTAAATGAAGAGCTGTACAAGGGTCCGGATTTACTAACTTCTCTCATCGGAGTATTATTGCGCTTTCGGCTGCACCCATGCGCAATTTCTGGCGACATTCAGAAAATGTACCATCAGGTACAAGTGCCAGAACATCAACAATCATTATTGCGATTTATCTGGAGAGAACCAGGCAGCACGGAAGACCCACAAACATTTCAGATGACCGTTCACGTCTTCGGAGCTGTCTCCTCACCGACAAGCTGCATTTATGCTCTGCGACGGACCGCCGAAGACTTTGGACCCCAATACCCAGGAGCCGCTGAGAAAGTATTGAAGAACATCTACGTAGATAATTATCTGGATTCAGCCAACACTGAAGCCGAAGCCATCGCCCAGCGCCAGGAAGTAACCGATCTTCTCAAGCACGGAGGATTCAATATGGTGCAATGGATGTCATCGTCCCGTCCCGTGTTGGCCTCTGTCAATCAGGCTGATCGAGCAAGAGCGCTGGATATCACCACCGATCCTTTGCCCGTCGAGCGCACCCTCGGAATTCTTTGGGATTGCCAGGACGACGCGTTTACGTTTAATTCCAACACTCGACTCGATGTCAAAACGAAGAGGCAAGTCCTGCAAGAGATCGCCTCGATCTTCGATCCATTGGGATTTCTTGTCCCAATCGTGATGGTAGCAAAAATCTTGATGCAAGATATCTGGCGATCCGGAGTCGAATGGGACGATCAGCTCCCACAGGCCCTTCTCGATGTTTGGAAGCGGTGGGTCGCTGACCTTCCCGCCATCTCAACCCTGAAGATTCCCCGATGCTTTCGTCGATCGACCCTGCCGTCGGAATATCAACTGCACGTCTTCACGGATGCCTCGGAATTAGGATTTGCCGCTTGCGTATTTCTTCGCGCGTCTTACAGCGAATCCCATGTTGGCCTCACTCTGATTATGGCAAAATCAAGAGTCGCTCCTCTCCGCCAACTGTCAATTCCGCGGCTGGAACTTCAAGGCGCAGTTCTCGGCGCCCAATTATGTGCCACCGTCATCAAGGATCTTGGCCCGGTCGCATCCGCCGTTTATTATTGGTGCGATTCACAGACAGTGCTACAATGGATACACTCGAAAACGTGTAAATACCACGCCTTTGTCGCCCATCGAGTGACAGACATTCTGGATAAAAGTGAAGCGACTTAA
- the LOC124348743 gene encoding uncharacterized protein LOC124348743 translates to MAWSPPMNIAEPANDDPEVSPAKWIGSIRVPTPHPIFELIQRSSDFIKIKRIVAWQLRFLRNHSLSLKKCVIPLSRWLTAPELRDAQTLLIRVDQEHHFAVEIRFLRKGKPVPVTSKLATLTPFIDASGIIRVGGRIQHACLPEDTKHPIVLPSDSQLATMIILDLHHRLTHAKTERLLHNLRATYRVLQPRATIKRVIRPCFECKRRDSQTVCPLMGPLLASRIKTHQWPSSHVGIDYFGPLYVSMLPRTLKRYGVMFTCLDCRAVHLELADSMDLDSFMMAFSRFTDRRGVPLVCYSDNGTNLVAGEQEIRDAIAQWNPEALAKNMADRNIEWRFSPPASPHFGGSWERMIKSAKLAMRIVLKERVVTQEVLSTVMTGIEALLNARPLTPVSSDPTEIDALTPNHFLHGRPNIQLHSDFDAQPQLLSKRRWMDAQEIVNHV, encoded by the coding sequence ATGGCCTGGTCGCCACCGATGAACATTGCCGAGCCGGCAAATGACGACCCGGAAGTCTCACCCGCCAAATGGATTGGTTCTATTCGAGTTCCGACGCCTCATCCCATTTTCGAGTTGATTCAACGTTCTTCCGActtcatcaaaatcaaaaggatCGTCGCCTGGCAGCTGCGCTTCCTTCGGAATCATTCTCTTTCGCTGAAAAAGTGTGTCATCCCGTTATCTCGATGGCTCACAGCTCCGGAATTGCGTGATGCCCAAACATTATTGATTCGGGTCGATCAGGAACATCATTTTGCCGTAGAGATTCGTTTTTTACGCAAAGGAAAACCCGTGCCAGTCACATCCAAGCTGGCCACGTTGACCCCCTTTATAGATGCGTCCGGAATTATCCGGGTAGGTGGCCGGATTCAACATGCTTGTCTCCCTGAAGACACAAAACATCCCATCGTCTTGCCTTCCGACAGCCAGCTGGCGACGATGATTATTCTCGACCTCCACCATCGACTGACTCACGCAAAAACGGAGCGTTTGTTACATAACCTTCGGGCGACGTATCGTGTGTTGCAGCCGCGGGCCACCATCAAAAGAGTGATTCGTCCCTGTTTCGAATGCAAGCGACGCGACAGCCAGACGGTGTGTCCACTCATGGGTCCCTTGCTGGCCAGCAGAATTAAAACACACCAGTGGCCGTCTTCTCACGTCGGAATCGACTACTTCGGTCCGTTGTACGTCTCCATGCTCCCACGGACTCTGAAGCGGTACGGAGTCATGTTTACTTGCCTGGATTGTCGAGCCGTCCACCTTGAACTGGCTGATTCCATGGACCTCGATTCGTTCATGATGGCGTTTTCCCGTTTTACAGACCGCCGTGGAGTTCCTCTTGTCTGTTATAGTGATAACGGAACCAATCTAGTGGCTGGCGAACAAGAGATCCGGGATGCGATCGCTCAATGGAATCCGGAAGCGTTGGCCAAAAATATGGCTGATCGAAACATCGAATGGCGCTTTAGCCCTCCCGCTTCGCCTCATTTTGGCGGATCATGGGAACGGATGATCAAGTCCGCCAAGCTCGCCATGCGAATTGTTTTAAAGGAGCGAGTCGTCACTCAAGAGGTGCTGTCTACCGTCATGACCGGTATCGAAGCTTTGCTGAACGCCCGTCCATTGACCCCGGTGAGCAGTGATCCAACCGAAATCGACGCTCTTACCCctaatcattttcttcatgGACGGCCAAACATTCAACTGCACTCCGACTTCGACGCTCAACCGCAGTTGCTCAGCAAGCGGCGGTGGATGGACGCGCAGGAGATCGTCAACCACGTCTGA
- the LOC124348366 gene encoding uncharacterized protein LOC124348366, whose protein sequence is MLNLKTKRLATTIVQQCTDVRHENQMKLCKLPLKDNSNFSEASAIVKRYSFGRKNPFECNTSKTILVVGATGSGKTTWINAMVNYVLGVQWDDLFRFILVDENLRGGSQAHSQTQEVTVYDLHYRIGFRIPFSLTIVDTPGFGDTGGIARDKEITTAIEKLFKDKNGIAELDSIGFVVQSALVRLTVTQKYIFNSVLNIFGKDVKENIRFLTTFTDGKRPLVLDAIKEAGLPCRIDSKGLPCHQKFNNGVLYVDNQDEEDDMSPSLWKNGMKNFKTFFDELLHMPTTSLQMTKEVLEYRKKLEMKLKWMQDVIPKHLTKMEELRTKESFIELHKMEVDANQNFEIRVKVAKNIKDPINLNALSCKNCQRTCQGHCNASTEIAHCEAFCEITKGFAVIPIFGWIALGVQHAVNEANYPVCKMCNCLSTEHEKGQFRWICKDVEETHTLEEMRERYEKAKGKKMDAEGLVTALRNDLNILKTDIVKSIDLIKELNNRLKKNALHGNPLTTPEYIRMMIENEKRECQKGLAERIKSLEELLLLAKLTNDIMEDGDRFLKMQIQV, encoded by the exons atgttgaaccTAAAAACTAAGAGACTTGCTACTACCATCGTACAGCAATGCACCGATGTCAGACACGAGAATCAGATGAAGTTGTGCAAATTACCTTTAAAAGACAACTCCAACTTTTCAGAGGCATCCGCCATTGTCAAGCGATACTCGTTTGGCAGAAAGAATCCATTTGAATGTAATACGAGCAAAACTATTTTGGTGGTGGGAGCCACGGGGTCGGGAAAGACGACGTGGATCAACGCCATGGTCAATTATGTCCTTGGTGTCCAATGGGACGATCTATTCCGCTTTATTCTCGTCGACGAAAATCTCAGAGGAGGGTCACAAGCTCACAGTCAAACCCAAGAAGTCACTGTCTACGACCTCCATTACCGAATAGGATTCCGCATTCCCTTTTCGCTGACGATCGTCGACACGCCGGGATTTGGCGACACTGGCGGAATTGCGCGAGACAAGGAAATTACTACGGCCATCGAAAAACTCTTCAAAGATAAAAATGGCATTGCG GAATTGGACTCCATTGGCTTCGTCGTTCAATCCGCACTCGTCCGTCTGACAGTTAcacaaaaatacattttcaattcGGTTTTAAATATCTTCGGCAAAGATGTGAAAGAAAATATCCGATTCCTCACCACATTCACCGACGGAAAGCGACCGCTAGTCTTGGATGCCATCAAAGAGGCCGGGCTTCCTTGCCGTATCGACTCAAAGGGGCTGCCATGCCACCAGAAATTCAACAACGGCGTCCTTTACGTGGATAACCAAGATGAAGAGGACGACATGTCACCCAGCTTGTGGAAGAACGGAATGAAGAATTTCAAGACCTTCTTCGACGAGCTGTTACATATGCCAACTACATCGTTGCAAATGACGAAAGAAGTCTTGGAgtacagaaaaaaattggaaatgaaactcAAGTGGATGCAGGACGTCATCCCGAAGCATTTGACTAAAATGGAGGAGTTGAGAACGAAAGAATCCTTCATCGAGTTGCACAAAATGGAAGTGGACGCCAATCAGAATTTTGAGATCAGAGTGAAAGTCGCCAAGAACATCAAAGACCCTATTAATTTGAACGCGCTGAGCTGCAAAAATTGCCAAAGGACTTGCCAGGGCCACTGCAACGCCAGTACTGAGATCGCTCATTGTGAAGCATTCTGCGAAATTACAAAGGGATTTGCTGTCATTCCAATCTTTGGTTGGATTGCGCTTGGTGTTCAACATGCGGTCAATGAAGCAAATTATCCGGTGTGTAAAATGTGCAACTGTTTAAGCACAGAGCACGAAAAAGGACAGTTCCGCTGGATCTGCAAAGACGTGGAGGAGACGCACACGCTGGAGGAGATGCGGGAAAGGTATGAAAAGGCCAAAGGAAAGAAGATGGACGCCGAAGGGCTGGTGACAGCACTGAGAAACGATCTTAACATTCTGAAAACGGACATTGTCAAAAGCATAGACTTGATCAAGGAATTGAACAACAGACTCAAAAAGAATGCGCTGCACGGCAATCCGCTCACGACTCCAGAGTACATCCGGATGATGATCGAAAACGAGAAGAGAGAATGTCAAAAAGGATTGGCAGAAAGAATCAAGAGTTTGGAGGAACTGTTATTGCTGGCTAAGTTGACCAACGACATAATGGAAGATGGAGACAGATTTCTGAAGATGCAAATACAAGTCTAA
- the LOC124348506 gene encoding uncharacterized protein LOC124348506: protein MNGWKEHHVEHLEKLFQDASVDTSEIIRSYFDIVKEKSSSSLNDIIPFLNQKAVRLLSPELVDIVKNNRIGAYSYLLVANNLLDSEDVKDDLLYGDVLANAISPSTIRRLKAELGLLTTDVLVQVAASVSSITTPQPIQLPQKPVENWADSGSQRNSLTCEDMKRLPIKLKNQCTESMVVEGMTVYKLKVKQVPAYVGSSSIIKRFSFGEPSDIILTGGTCKTILLMGATGSGKTMWINALVNYVLGVEWDDSFRFMLIKEHLRGASQANSQTQGVTAYDLHYREGFRIPFSLTVIDTPGFGDTGGMERDEDISSAIQEFFNHENGIQELDAVGFVVQSALVRLTISQKCIFSSIFSIFGKDVKENIRFLVTFADGQRPPALEAIKEAGLPCRMDSKGLPCHQKFNNGAIYIQPMDDENDDMSRIEWMSGMNNFNMFFAEMNEMPTKSLQMTNEVIEHRKQLEIYRDFMLGGINNQLIKMEELRTTKQLVALNKDKVNANQNFEMKVPVAKKVKKNMDGSSALNCTNCQVTCHYPCHPSSWTGFCPVFWQLEEIISPKKTVTSLLSNPSEDSVLSAVMDTVVKAAKNIVTNLMSPKCKICPGACSNGHHKNENFKWVLMVEDETRTFYGVRNNYQGATKKMMDAEAMERVLQAEVDQLKDETIKNMNVITDLQNKLKTIALHGNHLSTYEYIQIMMDTEERVRNPGCEERINNLKELLESAKGNSNDIDDDNKFTKQFTSSSTAC from the exons ATGAATGGCTGGAAAGAGCATCACGTCGAGCATCTGGAAAAACTCTTTCAAGACGCAAGTGTCGACACCAGCGAAATCATCAGAAGCTACTTTGACATcgtcaaagaaaaaagttcaagTTCGTTGAATGACATCATTCcatttctcaatcaaaaagcCGTTCGTCTACTCTCACCCGAATTGGTCGACATCGTCAAGAACAATCGAATCGGAGCCTACAGTTATTTGCTAGTGGCCAACAATTTACTTGACTCGGAAGACGTCAAAGATGATTTACTCTACGGAGATGTCCTGGCAAACGCTATTTCTCCCAGCACTATCCGGCGGTTAAAAGCCGAACTGGGTCTGTTGACTACTGATGTGCTGGTTCAAGTGGCTGCCTCAGTTTCAAGCATCACCACACCACAACCCATTCAACTGCCACAAAAACCAGTGGAAAACTGGGCAGACTCCGGTAGCCAGCGCAATTCACTCACTTGCGAAGATATGAAAAGACTGccgattaaattgaaaaaccaATGCACCGAGTCTATGGTCGTCGAGGGTATGACTGTGTACAAGTTAAAAGTGAAACAAGTCCCAGCTTATGTTGGGTCATCTTCCATCATCAAGAGATTCTCTTTCGGCGAACCCAGCGACATTATTCTAACGGGTGGAACATGTAAAACAATTCTGCTGATGGGCGCGACGGGATCGGGAAAGACGATGTGGATCAACGCCCTGGTCAATTACGTCCTGGGAGTCGAATGGGACGATTCATTCCGTTTCATGCTGATCAAAGAACATCTCAGAGGAGCATCGCAAGCCAATAGCCAAACGCAAGGAGTCACCGCCTACGACCTGCACTACCGCGAGGGATTCCGCATTCCTTTCTCACTGACTGTTATTGACACGCCGGGATTTGGCGACACTGGCGGGATGGAACGTGACGAGGACATCTCTTCGGCCATACAAGAGTTTTTCAACCATGAAAATGGCATTCAG GAATTGGACGCCGTTGGATTCGTCGTTCAATCCGCACTCGTCCGTCTAACAATTTCgcaaaaatgtattttcaGCTCAATCTTCTCCATTTTTGGCAAAGACGTGAAAGAAAATATCCGATTCCTCGTCACTTTTGCCGACGGACAGCGACCGCCAGCCTTGGAGGCCATCAAAGAGGCCGGACTTCCGTGCCGGATGGATTCCAAGGGATTGCCATGCCACCAAAAATTCAACAACGGCGCCATCTACATCCAGCCAATGGATGACGAAAACGACGACATGTCACGTATCGAATGGATGAGCGGAATGAATAATTTCAACATGTTCTTTGCAGAAATGAACGAAATGCCAACCAAATCGCTGCAAATGACCAACGAAGTGATCGAACACCGAAAGCAACTGGAAATCTATCGGGATTTTATGCTCGGCGGCATCAATAATCAACTCATCAAGATGGAAGAATTGCGCACGACCAAACAGCTCGTCGCTCTGAATAAAGACAAAGTCAACGCGAACCAGAATTTCGAGATGAAAGTGCCAGTCGCCAAAAAGGTGAAGAAGAACATGGACGGTTCGTCAGCCCTGAACTGCACAAATTGCCAAGTAACGTGCCACTACCCTTGCCACCCCAGTTCGTGGACGGGATTCTGCCCGGTATTTTGGCAGTTGGAGGAGATCATCTCACCAAAGAAAACAGTGACGTCTTTATTGAGTAATCCCAGCGAGGATTCCGTCTTGAGCGCCGTCATGGACACGGTGGTGAAAGCTGCCAAAAATATAGTAACCAACCTCATGTCGCCCAAATGCAAGATCTGCCCTGGCGCATGTTCCAATGGCCACCACAAAAACGAAAACTTTAAATGGGTCTTGATGGTGGAGGATGAGACGCGGACCTTCTACGGCGTTCGCAACAACTACCAAGGCGCaacgaagaagatgatggaCGCAGAAGCCATGGAGAGGGTCCTGCAAGCGGAAGTTGATCAGCTGAAAGACGAAACCATCAAGAACATGAATGTCATCACTGATTTGCAAAACAAGTTGAAGACTATTGCGCTACACGGCAATCATCTCTCGACATATGAATACATCCAAATCATGATGGACACTGAAGAGAGAGTCCGAAATCCTGGATGCGAGGAAAGAATCAATAACTTGAAGGAACTGCTGGAATCGGCTAAAGGCAACAGCAACGACATCGATGATGATAACAAATTCACCAAGCAGTTCACTTCATCCAGCACGGCGTGCTAA